The following are from one region of the Plasmodium cynomolgi strain B DNA, chromosome 1, whole genome shotgun sequence genome:
- a CDS encoding hypothetical protein (putative), with product MILSHLEILNTPPKQGTQLPRSMNRIDDPSYSNEGSLENVTVSHNVEANSHVTEKQTSHSGTFTKKDVKMDQKKKTMQNEGKTNQHDGEEKHNKITNELLLKHDEIFNSDMQNRNIVHRIKKDAVVEKRRETLSISSSKAIFRKEKKNIFGAHLTKEKCQENIEKINEKINNTIKKILKLYNESNKKQYLSRLFQMKDINCLFSCMFFCLLIIFSIMNEYVGVLLSTLLLIISIQLKFSRSNMALLNSIVAIVFISIATAYSFSNIKMEDIPHDSITRIDISNAKTNKRLLILETVICLAYASILFIYMISLRSVKRCKEKHVWIYHHIVTFFNFLDICILFAFGVLAFFFIFICLGKTLFIITSFTLFSTSILTYSLRKNSSIGTLILQTIAIIANAIIASTSLSKNTTTHRLADLPPDEFEQLSNRIFLFYMIFLIFFLVLHLLYIFYIFFSHKYILSKCFSQRSAYYSSVFPQPASVVDDHSGDVPHGSANNQSDENSTRNKKYDGYSSGNRPNKGGIHFVREKYLLSLDDNNKILNVQRRSCKQVHLDMGKYTYNELHLYKQLLLNTVVELKRSLWRRRGRRDTSRGARNRDKTGIKGKDKRRKTTHKKITQEKVSMGSKKRSKRAQRLRSSQCQGNSQTEDFVLSINEESSEYQTNHCNTDEGANTQGNKGRCRKNNKKGAPKSANFLLKNLSLVQKERSRNKVAPKRPLQNHNIYLTHCENDIYCPSSLFYTKYTHIIDVLLENYDELIFYLDRKKFFVGLSELAERGNPTTNGEIISCQNCATEGDIKKCGSAVNSSALLPKSSINDSSSPLSHPTLEKTTKSSFLQHESSESSPLKDAFIPPFEERSPNYMHTNWGNQLSSSVHLTTEYGAANEGQFLKAENCRAGLITSASKWTDVLNGTEDELNECYSMFMLNAEGNAARERGNSLFSNLNNDYMNIPVFSSTSNSFPSNSLTSNSHTTDEENKKAENYFWYYSPGIIGRVYKEWLKCKNLDYKKMNNDFYYLFANSNKLHEFIKSNHTTLEKQDEIKLFDISQVLSSNNSILNSIQKSFSSFKASHLFSEEVPSSSSLNRIIHTFLMDTNSNIERLCLVDSKKVHPFLEDANINKFLSSLYEQEGNEFLLGEMTLSPSRLTPDLIEQLNQIVAEKKSEEGTQMKGYSTHVVGKASPLDGDRDDDLLADQHNAIPMSYQNGTPPRGEADGMVLPLWNALNGAPRKERQPSPQDNRKDVINLSTSHLQKEHGENFDLNDLLNYAESLILQNKQNEATKESELPGIGNTGDTYNADVQMQTDSDADSTDIKHFDEILSNFIKNFVSTRDNRVPHSSSRQSEQKHDDQMNSLKNIEEIYSNIKKTICDEEASGAATAEGSVKKNGESLAKQIIHTKKKEMHLKKRNVQNEQHLSNALKIREDPNGSNELNQKLATGGTRHQLGNLNIVKNKSKGSIECLRKKGKKDTNHWTYNAFNEYINNDLNLEKKKKKIDSKTVPSRTDSVHSDDVSANMKFTLICNSSEENDKDQKRRKNKILEEEKLHVEDTQQDDHLSETQNWGNISEGSLPAYATDGGHAQKKGNKFSPAPKELSSKLNNVKLEREKKNKPKQHTDAKNNHSRGSSVSSTHEGGTSNAERVNESYHRLHEGEMKDGPNESKMYTSNNHNVDDRENSNLKDGPKKPLLQDNQKWKGKNEKCSQTEELKSDVVHNTEKGILFNGNEPHNSVSASVLRCPLGQEKWNSKYDHEGTQKSLKMESSHLGEHKETPSNQRKEKENMKWNHHMVNVKVNGASNPTKFPSPVKEYCIHSNQMSYNNSSNFDSAQACERPGEGDPYGGAYHKGEFSYRSNSPKSGEEKSDDSYKFSNAHQTSSNFNLDTHDLIKDLKKYLCSPPNSVDLEDSKLNDTFLLEFINKYLENSNPCEVSVYNEVVFDEASAKKDNHQVTTEKKHEQSEGTSIRNTKERKTQYYNLYDDKKKWQRQEDKNVSGTLSSNFYDEHIVNFLNTYMFENSDRLMKNAILKDKQEGNAKLEKNMGKARLLLDAQSAMVYKKGEKEEGFLELDYDSSDGNGDHDNGQGKLHSDYQDKQERPRNKEASISLKGTHLKKKQNDTPLAGSNLHKKETNKYLCNDNQVSISGEHVPWDHAGENAYTYKDRNKKGTLCSNKGQNMFEELASSKGKEDEVEEQSQKNGGKNEKKKTSSDIFYSISNLESVNEDEPLAHLRGKMNSSNHHPGEEKEKEKIIKKADLNLVLQSSGSEKQSHEDTSSHEGNSANGVENVQKEHPHHIYKPNVNIFDQAYGFESKISDVISSSGIEPSGVLVGSDALYESFAYKSFENIDNMKRRMNQLSSKEATDDASGDLDEKKSTVIVSGAMDGSNSKDRMEILRYSDVVKEGSGNRSSCGEETKGEQGQPRCVSTLISNHSTVNAAGKVKKESDYFAGKDAISSGKQKELNRGEPNPSRDHLGSTYVDHQIGKEKNYLKNNFTNYEIYEGSKIRGGSGQKSGTSVRDHSGGDRSHNEVSTQVEMNLCNKSPPFQEEKIIQSKCSNNLGAPLLGDSYKNINHVNVLQVDHNIVTKMMTYDEPEAGKIPLSCTYGGKLHNNVGGAPNNSFLSGERPSSLVSKSLMDSQNGSSSNHIKGRKKSDCPSSVEGAQQNMPQTNEQKKTRSNPYQKHFLRRGASVITYPRGAEDISNGGEKKKDDAEQVHMDEAIEADIDEDDENDFSEMFSWKGKARTSWRPPRSHTKLTLTERTPMSLENSQSTESDVEKKKGTTKKWDLGETNRYKQENELSAGRRKKRVPP from the exons ATGATATTATCTCACCTTGAGATTTTAAACACCCCAC CCAAGCAAGGGACGCAACTGCCGCGCAGCATGAACAGAATAGACGACCCGAGCTATTCAAATGAGGGCAGCCTGGAAAACGTCACAGTATCTCACAATGTAGAAGCAAATAGCCATGTGACAGAAAAGCAGACTTCCCATTCTGGTACCTTCACCAAAAAAGACGTAAAAATGgatcaaaaaaagaaaactatGCAGAACGAAGGGAAAACCAATCAGCAtgatggggaagaaaaacataacaAAATTACAAATGAACTTTTGCTAAAGCATGATGAAATATTTAACTCGGATATGCAAAATAGGAACATAGTACACAGAATAAAGAAGGATGCAGTGGTGGAGAAAAGACGAGAAACTTTGAGCATAAGTTCTTCTAAGgcaatttttcgaaaagagaaaaaaaacatctttGGTGCCCACTTGACGAAGGAAAAATGTCAAgaaaatatcgaaaaaataaatgaaaaaataaacaacacAATCAAAAAGATACTCAAATTGTACAATGAGTCAAACAAGAAGCAATACTTATCAAGGTTATTTCAAATGAAAGACATCAATTGTCTGTTCAGTTGTATGTTCTTCTGTCTACTAATTATATTTTCGATTATGAATGAATACGTCGGAGTGTTACTCTCCACCCTGCTACTGATCATATCGATACAGCTAAAATTTAGTCGGTCAAATATGGCTTTGCTGAACTCGATTGTTGCCATTGTTTTCATTTCTATAGCCACTGCGTACTCCTTTtcgaacataaaaatggaggacaTCCCCCATGATAGCATTACACGGATTGATATCTCAAATGCAAAGACGAATAAGAGACTACTAATCCTGGAGACGGTCATATGTCTAGCCTATGCTTCCAtcctatttatatatatgatctCACTACGATCTGTAAAAAGGTGCAAAGAAAAACACGTCTGGATATATCACCACATAGTCACCTTTTTCAACTTCCTGGATATATGCATCCTCTTTGCCTTTGGAGTGCtagcctttttctttatctttatttGTCTTGGGAAAACTCTATTCATCATCACATCATTCACGTTATTTTCTACCAGTATCCTTACCTACTCCCTTCGTAAAAACAGCAGCATAGGAACGTTGATACTCCAAACAATTGCGATCATAGCGAATGCGATTATAGCTAGCACGTCTTTATCAAAAAACACGACAACACACAGACTGGCAGATCTACCTCCTGACGAATTTGAACAATTGAGCAACAGGATATTCCTCTTCTATATGATCTttcttatcttttttttggttcttcatttgttgtacattttttatatatttttttcgcacaaGTATATTTTGTCCAAGTGTTTTTCCCAGAGGTCTGCTTACTACTCGAGTGTCTTTCCGCAACCCGCAAGTGTTGTGGATGATCACTCTGGTGATGTTCCCCATGGTAGTGCGAACAACCAAAGTGATGAAAACAGCACgcgtaataaaaaatacgatGGGTACAGCAGCGGGAACCGCCCCAACAAGGGGGGgatccattttgtgcgaGAAAAGTACCTTCTCAGTTTAGATGATAACAACAAAATCCTTAACGTCCAGAGGAGAAGCTGCAAGCAAGTGCATCTCGATATGGGAAAATACACATACAACGAGCTTCATTTGTACAAACAACTCCTGCTTAATACAGTGGTCGAGTTGAAGCGCTCGCTGTGGAGGCGCAGAGGGAGAAGGGACACATCCAGGGGGGCAAGGAATAGGGACAAAACGGGTATAAAAGGGAAAgacaaaaggaggaaaaccACACATAAGAAGATCACACAAGAGAAGGTCAGTATgggttcaaaaaaaagatccaAACGAGCGCAACGGTTGAGAAGCTCACAATGCCAAGGAAACAGCCAGACGGAAGACTTTGTACTAAGCATCAACGAAGAATCGTCCGAATATCAGACCAACCACTGCAACACAGATGAGGGTGCCAACACCCAAGGAAATAAAGGAAGATGCAggaagaacaacaaaaagggTGCACCTAAGAgtgccaattttttgctaaaaaatcTATCCCTCGTTCAGAAGGAAAGAAGTCGGAATAAGGTCGCTCCAAAGAGACCACTGCAGAACCATAATATTTACCTTACCCACTGCGAAAACGACATATATTGCCCATCCTCCCTATTTTACACAAAGTACACACACATAATAGATGTTCTGCTAGAAAATTACGATGAGCTTATATTTTACTTGGACCGAAAGAAGTTCTTCGTGGGGCTAAGCGAGTTAGCTGAGAGGGGGAATCCAACTACAAACGGTGAAATTATTTCCTGCCAAAATTGTGCAACCGAAGGGGATATAAAGAAATGTGGATCGGCTGTAAACTCCAGTGCACTTCTACCGAAGAGTAGCATAAACGACTCTTCGTCTCCTTTATCGCATCCAACTTTGGAAAAGACCACTAAGTCGTCATTCCTTCAGCATGAATCTTCAGAGTCGAGCCCGTTAAAGGATGCCTTTATTCCCCCATTCGAAGAAAGAAGTCCCAATtacatgcacacaaattGGGGTAACCAACTTAGCAGTAGTGTACACTTAACGACCGAATACGGGGCAGCAAATGAGGGACAATTCCTAAAGGCGGAAAATTGTAGAGCCGGTTTGATAACTAGTGCGTCTAAATGGACAGACGTGCTGAACGGAACCGAAGATGAATTAAACGAGTGTTACTCAATGTTCATGCTAAACGCAGAAGGAAACGCAGCAAGAGAGAGGGGCAACTCGCTATTTAGCAATCTCAACAATGATTATATGAACATCCCCGTGTTCTCCTCCACGTCCAACTCTTTCCCTTCCAACTCCCTCACTTCTAACTCCCACACTACcgatgaagaaaacaaaaaagcagAGAACTACTTCTGGTACTACTCCCCCGGTATTATCGGAAGGGTTTACAAAGAATGgctaaaatgtaaaaatttagattataaaaaaatgaataatgaTTTTTATTACCTCTTTGCTAACTCGAACAAGCTTCACGAATTCATAAAATCCAATCACACCACTCTGGAAAAACAGGATGAAATTAAACTCTTCGATATTAGTCAAGTGCTAAGTAGTAATAACAGCATTCTAAATTCTATTCAGAAATCCTTTTCGTCTTTTAAGGCTTCTCACTTATTTTCTGAGGAGGTACCTAGCAGCAGTTCTTTAAATCGAATAATACACACCTTTTTAATGGACACTAACAGCAACATTGAAAGGCTGTGCTTGGTTGATTCTAAAAAGGTACATCCGTTTTTAGAGGACGcgaacataaataaatttctttcaTCATTGTACGAACAGGAGGGGAACGAATTTCTGCTGGGAGAAATGACTCTCTCCCCATCAAGGCTTACTCCAGATTTGATTGAGCAGCTGAACCAGATCGTCGCAGAAAAGAAATCCGAAGAGGGGACACAAATGAAGGGCTATTCTACACACGTGGTGGGGAAAGCGTCTCCTCTTGATGGTGATAGGGATGATGACCTACTTGCGGACCAGCACAACGCCATTCCAATGAGCTACCAAAATGGGACACCTCCTAGAGGAGAAGCGGACGGAATGGTACTCCCCCTGTGGAACGCACTAAATGGTGCCCCGAGAAAGGAAAGGCAACCGTCACCGCAAGACAATCGCAAAGATGTGATAAATCTCAGCACATCACACCTGCAGAAGGAACATGGGGAAAACTTCGACTTGAACGACCTTCTAAATTACGCCGAGTCTCTCATCCTGCAGAACAAGCAAAATGAGGCGACCAAAGAAAGCGAACTACCGGGCATAGGAAACACAGGCGACACATACAATGCAGACGTTCAAATGCAAACCGATTCGGACGCCGATTCCACCGACATAAAACACTTTGATGAAATTTTAAGCaactttattaaaaatttcgtgTCTACCCGGGACAACAGGGTACCTCATAGTAGCTCCAGGCAAAGTGAACAGAAGCATGACGACCAAATGAACTCCTTGAAAAATATAGAGGAAATTTATtccaacataaaaaaaacaatatgtGATGAGGAGGCAAGCGGGGCGGCCACCGCGGAAGGcagtgttaaaaaaaatggagaatcCCTAGCCAAGCAAATAATCCACaccaagaaaaaagagatgcacctaaaaaagagaaacgtGCAAAATGAGCAGCACCTTTCGAATGCACTAAAAATAAGGGAGGATCCAAATGGAAGCAACGAACTAAATCAAAAACTCGCAACAGGGGGGACGAGACACCAATTGGGGAATCTTAACATAGTGAAGAACAAGTCCAAAGGGAGTATCGAGTGCTTAAGAAAGAAAGGCAAAAAGGACACGAACCACTGGACATATAACGCATTTAATGAGTACATAAATAACGATTTAAATcttgaaaagaagaaaaaaaaaatcgatagCAAAACGGTTCCAAGCAGGACCGATTCGGTGCACTCAGATGATGTGAGCGCAAATATGAAGTTCACCCTAATTTGTAATAGCAGCGAGGAAAATGACAAGgatcaaaaaaggagaaaaaataaaattctcgAAGAAGAGAAACTTCACGTTGAAGATACCCAACAGGATGACCATCTAAGTGAGACACAAAATTGGGGCAACATCTCAGAAGGGTCTCTTCCTGCTTATGCGACTGATGGGGgacatgcacaaaaaaagggtaacaAATTTTCACCCGCCCCAAAAGAGTTATCGTCCAAATTGAACAACGTAAAATtggagagagagaaaaaaaacaaacccaAGCAACACACCGACGCAAAGAACAACCACTCACGTGGTAGCAGCGTTAGCAGCACACACGAAGGGGGGACCTCTAACGCAGAAAGGGTGAACGAATCGTATCACCGCTTACATGAGGGGGAGATGAAAGATGGACCAAATGAGAGCAAAATGTACACTTCAAATAATCACAATGTAGATGATAGGGAAAACTCCAACTTGAAAGACGGCCCTAAGAAACCACTCCTTCAGGACaatcaaaaatggaaaggcaaaaatgaaaagtgtAGCCAGACGGAGGAGCTAAAATCAGACGTTGTGCATAATACAGAAAAGGGGATTCTGTTCAATGGGAACGAACCCCATAACAGTGTCTCAGCATCGGTGTTGAGATGTCCCCTCGGTcaggaaaaatggaacagtAAATACGATCATGAGGGAACACAAAAGAgcctcaaaatggaaagctcCCATCTCGGCGAGCACAAAGAGACACCATCAAACcagcgaaaagaaaaagaaaatatgaaatggAATCACCATATGGTGAATGTAAAAGTGAATGGAGCAAGCAATCCAACAAAATTTCCATCCCCTGTAAAGGAGTACTGCATACATAGCAACCAAATGAGTTACAACAATTCCAGCAACTTCGATTCAGCGCAAGCTTGTGAGCGACCTGGTGAAGGAGACCCGTATGGAGGTGCCTACCACAAAGGGGAGTTCTCCTACCGTTCTAATTCCCCCAAAagtggtgaagaaaaaagtgatgATTCTTACAAATTTTCAAATGCACACCAAACGAGCAGCAACTTTAACCTAGACACGCATGACCTCATAAaagatttgaaaaaatatttgtgcTCACCTCCAAATAGTGTAGACCTAGAGGACAGCAAACTGAATGACACCTTTCTACTCGAGTTTATCAATAAGTACTTGGAGAATAGCAACCCCTGTGAAGTTAGTGTATACAACGAAGTAGTGTTTGATGAGGcaagtgcaaaaaaggataacCACCAAGTTACCACCGAGAAGAAGCACGAACAGAGCGAAGGAACCAGCATCAGAAAcacaaaagaaaggaaaacacaATATTATAATCTGtatgatgataaaaaaaagtggcagaGACAAGAAGACAAAAACGTAAGTGGGACACTCTCCTCCAATTTTTACGATGAACACATTGTAAATTTTCTCAATACGTACATGTTTGAAAACAGCGACCGGTTGATGAAAAACGCCATTTTGAAAGACAAGCAGGAAGGTAATGCGAAGTTGGAGAAGAATATGGGAAAGGCTAGACTACTTCTGGACGCTCAGTCTGCAATGGTCTACAAGAAGggtgaaaaggaggaaggcTTCCTCGAATTGGACTATGATAGTTCCGATGGTAATGGCGATCATGATAACGGGCAGGGGAAACTCCACAGTGATTACCAAGATAAACAGGAGAGACCGCGAAACAAAGAGGCAAGCATTTCCCTCAAAGGGACTCACctaaagaagaaacaaaatgacaCCCCTTTAGCAGGAAGTAATTTGCATAAGaaggaaacaaataaatatcttTGCAACGACAATCAGGTAAGCATTAGTGGGGAACACGTACCATGGGACCACGCTGGAGAAAACGCTTACACCTACAAGGACCGGAACAAGAAAGGGACCCTCTGTTCAAACAAGGGACAAAACATGTTTGAGGAGTTAGCTAGTtcgaaggggaaagaagacGAGGTAGAAGAACAAAGCCaaaaaaacgggggaaaaaatgagaagaaaaaaacaagcagTGATATCTTCTACAGCATAAGCAACTTAGAAAGTGTTAACGAAGATGAACCGTTGGCTCACCTGAGAGGTAAAATGAACAGCAGCAACCACCACccaggggaagaaaaggaaaaagaaaagataaTTAAAAAGGCGGATTTAAATTTAGTCTTACAAAGCAGTGGTAGCGAAAAACAGAGTCATGAAGATACCTCCTCCCATGAAGGAAACTCTGCGAACGGTGTGGAAAATGTACAAAAGGAACATCCTCATCACATTTATAAAccaaatgtgaatatatttgACCAAGCGTACGGATTTGAAAGCAAAATATCTGACGTTATCTCATCCTCAGGTATTGAACCCTCGGGGGTACTAGTCGGAAGCGACGCCTTGTACGAATCCTTCGCTTATAAAAGTTTCGAAAATATCGACAATATGAAAAGAAGGATGAACCAACTTAGCAGTAAAGAAGCAACGGATGATGCGAGTGGGGACttggacgaaaaaaaatccacagTCATAGTCAGTGGGGCAATGGATGGATCCAACTCAAAGGATAGAATGGAAATCCTTCGCTATAGCGATGTTGTCAAGGAGGGAAGTGGTAATAGGAGCAGTTGTGGTGAGGAGACGAAGGGGGAACAGGGTCAACCGCGCTGCGTCTCTACACTCATTTCGAACCATTCAACGGTGAACGCCGCGGggaaagtgaaaaaggaGAGCGACTATTTCGCGGGAAAAGACGCGATAAGTTCAGGCAAGCAAAAAGAGCTAAACAGAGGTGAACCCAATCCAAGTAGAGACCACCTGGGAAGTACATATGTAGACCACCAAatagggaaggaaaaaaattacttaaaaaataattttaccaATTATGAAATTTACGAGGGTTCAAAAATCCGCGGTGGTAGCGGTCAGAAAAGTGGCACAAGTGTAAGGGACCACTCGGGGGGAGACCGATCGCACAACGAAGTGAGTACCCAGGTGGAAATGAATCTTTGCAATAAAAGTCCCCCCTTCCaggaagagaaaataataCAATCTAAGTGTAGTAACAACTTGGGAGCACCCCTCCTCGGAGAtagttacaaaaatattaaccaCGTAAATGTGCTCCAAGTGGACCATAACATCGTCACGAAAATGATGACCTATGACGAGCCAGAAGCAGGGAAAATTCCACTCTCATGCACATATGGTGGAAAACTACACAATAATGTTGGAGGCGCTCCGAATAACTCCTTCTTATCGGGGGAGAGACCTTCCTCCCTGGTAAGCAAAAGCCTTATGGATTCGCAAAACGGTTCATCGAGTAACCATATAAAGGGTAGGAAAAAATCTGACTGCCCCAGCAGCGTGGAAGGAGCCCAACAGAACATGCCTcaaacaaatgaacaaaagaAGACGCGCAGTAATCCCTATCAGAAGCACTTCCTGAGAAGGGGAGCAAGTGTGATCACTTATCCTCGAGGCGCAGAGGATATCTCTAatgggggagagaaaaaaaaagatgatgcAGAACAGGTACACATGGACGAAGCGATCGAAGCAGACATAGACGAGGATGATGAAAACGACTTCTCCGAAATGTTTTCCTGGAAGGGGAAAGCACGAACGAGTTGGAGACCTCCCAGGAGCCACACCAAATTGACGCTCACGGAGAGGACGCCCATGAGCTTAGAAAATTCGCAAAGCACTGAAAGCGAcgtggagaagaaaaagggtacaacgaaaaaatgggattTGGGGGAGACAAATCGTTATAAGCAGGAAAATGAATTGAGCgcaggaaggagaaaaaaaagggtaccaCCGTGA